A stretch of Acropora muricata isolate sample 2 chromosome 7, ASM3666990v1, whole genome shotgun sequence DNA encodes these proteins:
- the LOC136921552 gene encoding uncharacterized protein isoform X2 gives MMPHRGPGGVNQLGGVFVNGRPLPDYMRHRIVELAHCGVRPSEISRQLLVSHGCVSKILGRYYETGSVRPGAIGGSKPKVATPRVVSKILAYKEDNPCIFAWEIRNNLLSDGVCDKSNVPSVSSINRILRNAAAEKEQRVAQEKAKQHVQHLQQQIPNTGQLNSFQAQIGFAIPSNVQTGLPTTLQTLQQQMPVPQPVPQAPTSVEKPAHAQEVAQNVEKTDSERRGTPQNGTEHNRQQPETENKNNRHTESEKAPVIEERKRKHEETEVHGEQNNEEIKRENKATTDVNGNEGHDAKKKKLDYVDNSHKNEMPVYTRVSPTWIKYNPVIPSGFAIASSLNGLNAIAGDLNGLNVNVNGMGGLNGVNGLGGVGAVNGLNGIAQMNAVNGLNGIGNGLNNGMGIMNGGSPINGINGIAGLSAINGINTLSNISCHSVNGINAINGMHSVNGLNGHSNGGMAHHGMEQDRSLGHNVNQNGINGHTENVHWSPTYPMVCLPDSNSSNGMTQANGINKQDSFPPQIAFQITNTPRPDLQNNSANSTTVCTSVFAPITTATPRNPSLTMANPLTNGIQAMQFSRPMATEFTQPIMKIMAPATFLPLRPSGMASLDTITHG, from the exons ATGATGCCCCATCGAG GACCGGGCGGAGTCAACCAGCTCGGAGGTGTTTTCGTCAACGGTCGACCACTGCCCGACTATATGCGACACCGAATCGTCGAGTTGGCACACTGCGGAGTCCGACCTTCGGAAATCTCTCGGCAACTGCTAGTGTCTCACGGCTGCGTAAGCAAAATTCTCGGCAGATATTACGAAACGGGTTCGGTAAGACCCGGAGCCATCGGAGGGAGTAAACCGAAGGTCGCAACACCTCGCGTGGTGTCGAAGATCCTAGCGTACAAAGAAGACAACCCGTGTATATTCGCTTGGGAAATACGAAACAATTTACTGAGCGACGGTGTTTGCGACAAGAGCAACGTTCCCAGCGTCAGCTCCATAAACAGGATCTTACGAAATGCAGCGGCCGAGAAGGAACAACGCGTAGCTCAAGAGAAAGCAAAGCAACATGTCCAACACCTTCAACAACAAATTCCTAACACAGGGCAATTGAACAGTTTTCAAGCGCAAATAGGATTCGCTATTCCATCGAACGTCCAAACAGGCCTACCAACTACTCTTCAGACACTTCAACAACAGATGCCTGTTCCTCAGCCGGTACCACAGGCTCCCACATCTGTAGAAAAGCCGGCGCATGCACAGGAGGTCGCGCAGAATGTGGAGAAGACAGACAGCGAGAGACGTGGAACACCTCAAAATG GTACAGAACACAATAGACAACAACCGGAaaccgaaaacaaaaacaatcgcCACACAGAAAGTGAAAAGGCACCAGTGATTGAGGAGAGAAAGAGAAAGCACGAAGAAACGGAAGTACATGGAGAACAGAACAATGAGGAAAtcaagagagaaaacaaagcTACAACTGATGTGAATGGAAACGAAGGCCACGAtgcaaaaaagaagaagcttgATTATGTAGACAACAGCCACAAGAATGAAATG CCCGTGTACACTCGAGTCTCCCCGACCTGGATCAAATACAACCCCGTGATTCCAAGTGGATTTGCCATTGCTAGCAGTCTCAATGGTCTGAACGCGATTGCCGGTGACCTTAACGGTTTAAACGTCAATGTGAATGGAATGGGTGGCCTGAATGGTGTCAATGGATTAGGAGGAGTGGGAGCTGTGAATGGGTTGAATGGAATTGCACAGATGAATGCTGTCAATGGGTTGAATGGGATTGGCAACGGATTGAACAATGGAATGGGAATTATGAACGGAGGCAGTCCTATCAACGGCATCAACGGCATTGCGGGTTTGAGTGCCATCAACGGCATAAACACCTTAAGCAACATCAGCTGTCACAGTGTGAACGGAATAAATGCCATCAACGGTATGCATTCCGTGAATGGCCTGAACGGACACAGCAACGGCGGCATGGCGCACCATGGAATGGAACAGGATCGCTCATTGGGTCATAACGTTAACCAAAATGGAATCAATGGCCACACGGAGAATGTCCATTGGTCACCCACGTACCCTATGGTATGCTTGCCAGATTCGAACAGCTCCAACGGGATGACTCAAGCCAACGGAATCAACAAACAAGATTCTTTCCCTCCACAGATTGCCTTCCAGATTACTAACACACCCAGACCAGATCTTCAAAACAACTCAGCTAACTCCACAACCGTTTGCACATCGGTTTTTGCGCCAATTACAACAGCCACTCCACGGAACCCTTCCCTGACTATGGCAAATCCATTGACCAATGGAATCCAAGCAATGCAATTTTCTAGGCCAATGGCGACAGAATTCACACAGCCAATTATGAAGATCATGGCACCAGCAACTTTCCTGCCTTTGAGACCGTCGGGAATGGCTTCCCTTGACACCATTACACATGGATAA
- the LOC136921554 gene encoding chitinase domain-containing protein 1-like codes for MQKLFFCALVCVTLVCWISMFHVRGTLSKKDKKNKKDSEKGRTASPGSNVTSRGLVVENPRTRDIVKFHSLYYKNVSEVNFGGEVLVYVTPWNSHGYDVAKIFSPKFTYVSPVWLQVKRRKTGNFVIEGGHDIDQGWIADVRKGGDHVKIVPRVLFDGWTLNDFHVIFSSETALLGLIDTIVSFMKGNDFDGLTLEVWSQYNGDSRENLYLLVSKLADSLHREKMKIILVIPPPFYGSKKPSAFNKHDFELLAPVMDGFSLMTYEYSSHTRQGPNAPVDWVKDCVLSLSPEKGKQRSKILLGLNFYGQDYGPNGGTPITGSRYIELLTKHKTEKLFWEEGDAEHSFSFTSAGANHFVFYPSLKSIQVRLDLAKELEVGISIWEIGQGLDFFYDLF; via the exons ATGCAAAAACTATTTTTCTGCGCTTTGGTGTGTGTGACATTGGTATGTTGGATCTCGATGTTTCACGTGCGTGGAACTCTCtccaaaaaagacaagaaaaataaaaaggatAGCGAGAAAGGCCGAACG GCCAGCCCAGGGTCAAATGTCACATCTAGAGGATTAGTCGTTGAAAATCCACGCACAAGAGATATTGTCAAGTTTCACAGCTTGTACTACAAAAATGTCTCTGAAGTTAATTTTGGAGGAGAAGTTTTAGTTTATGTTACACCT TGGAATTCCCATGGCTATGATGTGGCCAAGATATTCAGTCCAAAGTTTACCTATGTCTCTCCAGTGTGGCTACAGGTCAAAAGAAG AAAAACGGGGAATTTTGTAATTGAAGGAGGACACGACATAGATCAAG GGTGGATAGCAGATGTACGAAAAGGGGGAGATCATGTGAAAATTG TTCCCAGAGTATTGTTCGATGGATGGACATTAAACGACTTCCACGTTATTTTCTCCAGTGAAACTGCATTGTTGGGACTTATAGACACTATTGTTTCTTTTATGAAG GGAAATGATTTTGACGGTCTCACTTTAGAGGTGTGGAGTCAATACAATGGAGATAGCAGAGA AAACTTGTATCTTCTTGTCAGCAAGCTGGCAGATTCTCTCCACagggaaaagatgaaaattaTTTTGGTCATTCCGCCTCCGTTTTATGGCAG CAAAAAGCCAAGTGCATTTAACAAACATGACTTTGAACTACTGGCTCCAGTGATGGATGGATTTAGCCTCATGACTTACGAATACTCGTCCCATACAAG GCAAGGACCAAATGCCCCTGTTGACTGGGTGAAAGACTGTGTTTTATCGTTGAGTCCAGAGAAGGGCAAACAACGATCGAAGATTCTGCTCGGTCTTAACTTTTACGGACAAGATTATGGACCAAATGGGGGAACAC CTATCACGGGATCAAG ATATATCGAACTTCTGACGAAACATAAAACGGAAAAACTCTTTTGGGAAGAAGGCGATGCCGAGCATTCTTTCTCGTTCAC GTCTGCAGGAGCAAACCACTTTGTATTTTACCCGTCACTCAAG TCAATTCAAGTTCGGCTTGACCTTGCCAAAGAGCTAGAAGTTGGAATCTCCATTTGGGAAATTGGCCAAGGGTTGGACTTCTTCTATGATTTGTTTTGA
- the LOC136921558 gene encoding THAP domain-containing protein 1-like has protein sequence MQSGGLIVRIDRSHAINSLFAFFLVLSLLPCSSNFTMVIYCMAVDCKNHSRDGKDIFFYKLPHHNEQLSTKWLVNLRNPKIPQLLNHSYVCSDHFELDCFGRNIKAELLGERGKPPLVANSVPTLFQYNNFKSDSKRVLSEQRRIRKEKEETLRELLGPAYHDMKLIPPNLVTELDPVKDIDEKYKDHMFSIQSLLPGYGELAEIACQTDDHVMCETACQTINPAASLVTTGTQWNEKDFLPDPQAIAEEHAYCKKMKFEVACQVQTLTFSDSSVTANSRKTVQKSLASKNVEKVEKKVKSKTPTVLKLKLRKRKKR, from the exons ATGCAGAGTGGCGGGCTCATCGTTCGAATCGATCGTTCGCACGCGATTAATTCTCTTTTTGCGTTCTTTCTAGTCTTGTCTTTACTACCGTGCTCTTCAAATTTTACAATGGTTATTTATTGTATGGCTGTCGATTGTAAGAACCATTCTAGGGACGGAAAAGATATTTTCTTCTACAAACTGCCTCACCACAACGAACAATTGTCAACGAAGTGGTTGGTGAATTTAAGAAATCCCAAAATTCCTCAGCTCCTGAACCACAGTTATGTTTGCTCAGATCATTTCGAGTTGGATTGCTTTGGCAGAAACATAAAG GCAGAGCTGTTAGGAGAGAGAGGAAAACCACCATTGGTGGCCAATTCGGTTCCAACATTGTTCCAGTACAACAATTTTAAATCTGACTCTAAGAGGGTACTTAGCGAACAGCGAAGAattcgaaaagaaaaagaagag ACTTTGAGAGAACTTCTTGGACCAGCGTACCACGACATGAAACTTATTCCACCAAATCTTGTAACTGAACTCGATCCAGTTAAAGacattgatgaaaaatataagGATCACATGTTTAGCATCCAGTCCCTCTTACCTGGATATGGCGAGTTGGCAGAAATCGCCTGTCAAACTGACGATCACGTGATGTGCGAGACAGCGTGTCAAACCATCAATCCAGCGGCTAGCCTCGTGACAACTGGGACTCAATGGAATGAGAAAGATTTCCTACCAGATCCTCAAGCTATCGCAGAAGAGCACGCGTATTGTAAGAAGATGAAATTCGAAGTTGCTTGTCAGGTACAAACGTTAACATTTTCAGACTCGAGCGTTACTGCCAACTCGAGGAAAACTGTTCAAAAATCACTCGCCTCGAAAAATGtggaaaaagttgaaaaaaaggTCAAAAGCAAGACGCCTACCGTACTTAAACTCAAGcttagaaaaaggaaaaaacgcTGA
- the LOC136921552 gene encoding uncharacterized protein isoform X1, with product MAFIDSQFNKASLSQIKNTIRELSGRAAGWSCESMMPHRGPGGVNQLGGVFVNGRPLPDYMRHRIVELAHCGVRPSEISRQLLVSHGCVSKILGRYYETGSVRPGAIGGSKPKVATPRVVSKILAYKEDNPCIFAWEIRNNLLSDGVCDKSNVPSVSSINRILRNAAAEKEQRVAQEKAKQHVQHLQQQIPNTGQLNSFQAQIGFAIPSNVQTGLPTTLQTLQQQMPVPQPVPQAPTSVEKPAHAQEVAQNVEKTDSERRGTPQNGTEHNRQQPETENKNNRHTESEKAPVIEERKRKHEETEVHGEQNNEEIKRENKATTDVNGNEGHDAKKKKLDYVDNSHKNEMPVYTRVSPTWIKYNPVIPSGFAIASSLNGLNAIAGDLNGLNVNVNGMGGLNGVNGLGGVGAVNGLNGIAQMNAVNGLNGIGNGLNNGMGIMNGGSPINGINGIAGLSAINGINTLSNISCHSVNGINAINGMHSVNGLNGHSNGGMAHHGMEQDRSLGHNVNQNGINGHTENVHWSPTYPMVCLPDSNSSNGMTQANGINKQDSFPPQIAFQITNTPRPDLQNNSANSTTVCTSVFAPITTATPRNPSLTMANPLTNGIQAMQFSRPMATEFTQPIMKIMAPATFLPLRPSGMASLDTITHG from the exons ATGGCATTCATAGACTCGCAGTTCAACAAGGCTAGCCTTTCTCAAATTAAG AACACGATAAGAGAATTGAGTGGTAGAGCGGCCGGCTGGAGTTGCGAATCGATGATGCCCCATCGAG GACCGGGCGGAGTCAACCAGCTCGGAGGTGTTTTCGTCAACGGTCGACCACTGCCCGACTATATGCGACACCGAATCGTCGAGTTGGCACACTGCGGAGTCCGACCTTCGGAAATCTCTCGGCAACTGCTAGTGTCTCACGGCTGCGTAAGCAAAATTCTCGGCAGATATTACGAAACGGGTTCGGTAAGACCCGGAGCCATCGGAGGGAGTAAACCGAAGGTCGCAACACCTCGCGTGGTGTCGAAGATCCTAGCGTACAAAGAAGACAACCCGTGTATATTCGCTTGGGAAATACGAAACAATTTACTGAGCGACGGTGTTTGCGACAAGAGCAACGTTCCCAGCGTCAGCTCCATAAACAGGATCTTACGAAATGCAGCGGCCGAGAAGGAACAACGCGTAGCTCAAGAGAAAGCAAAGCAACATGTCCAACACCTTCAACAACAAATTCCTAACACAGGGCAATTGAACAGTTTTCAAGCGCAAATAGGATTCGCTATTCCATCGAACGTCCAAACAGGCCTACCAACTACTCTTCAGACACTTCAACAACAGATGCCTGTTCCTCAGCCGGTACCACAGGCTCCCACATCTGTAGAAAAGCCGGCGCATGCACAGGAGGTCGCGCAGAATGTGGAGAAGACAGACAGCGAGAGACGTGGAACACCTCAAAATG GTACAGAACACAATAGACAACAACCGGAaaccgaaaacaaaaacaatcgcCACACAGAAAGTGAAAAGGCACCAGTGATTGAGGAGAGAAAGAGAAAGCACGAAGAAACGGAAGTACATGGAGAACAGAACAATGAGGAAAtcaagagagaaaacaaagcTACAACTGATGTGAATGGAAACGAAGGCCACGAtgcaaaaaagaagaagcttgATTATGTAGACAACAGCCACAAGAATGAAATG CCCGTGTACACTCGAGTCTCCCCGACCTGGATCAAATACAACCCCGTGATTCCAAGTGGATTTGCCATTGCTAGCAGTCTCAATGGTCTGAACGCGATTGCCGGTGACCTTAACGGTTTAAACGTCAATGTGAATGGAATGGGTGGCCTGAATGGTGTCAATGGATTAGGAGGAGTGGGAGCTGTGAATGGGTTGAATGGAATTGCACAGATGAATGCTGTCAATGGGTTGAATGGGATTGGCAACGGATTGAACAATGGAATGGGAATTATGAACGGAGGCAGTCCTATCAACGGCATCAACGGCATTGCGGGTTTGAGTGCCATCAACGGCATAAACACCTTAAGCAACATCAGCTGTCACAGTGTGAACGGAATAAATGCCATCAACGGTATGCATTCCGTGAATGGCCTGAACGGACACAGCAACGGCGGCATGGCGCACCATGGAATGGAACAGGATCGCTCATTGGGTCATAACGTTAACCAAAATGGAATCAATGGCCACACGGAGAATGTCCATTGGTCACCCACGTACCCTATGGTATGCTTGCCAGATTCGAACAGCTCCAACGGGATGACTCAAGCCAACGGAATCAACAAACAAGATTCTTTCCCTCCACAGATTGCCTTCCAGATTACTAACACACCCAGACCAGATCTTCAAAACAACTCAGCTAACTCCACAACCGTTTGCACATCGGTTTTTGCGCCAATTACAACAGCCACTCCACGGAACCCTTCCCTGACTATGGCAAATCCATTGACCAATGGAATCCAAGCAATGCAATTTTCTAGGCCAATGGCGACAGAATTCACACAGCCAATTATGAAGATCATGGCACCAGCAACTTTCCTGCCTTTGAGACCGTCGGGAATGGCTTCCCTTGACACCATTACACATGGATAA